A genomic segment from Alteribacillus bidgolensis encodes:
- a CDS encoding helix-turn-helix transcriptional regulator: protein MTIELTGRQEEILGIVKDSGPITGEQIAERLSLTRATLRPDLAILTMAGFLDARPRVGYFYTGKTGSQLLTEKVKKLTVQDYQSIPVVVNESSSVYDAICTMFLEDVGTLFVVNKTASLIGVLSRKDLLRASIGKQDLETMPVSIIMTRMPNITVCEKDDLVIEVANKLIEKQIDALPVIKKDADNNLEVIGRVTKTNMTKVLVDLSHDQLL from the coding sequence ATGACAATCGAACTTACAGGGAGACAAGAAGAAATATTAGGTATTGTAAAAGATAGTGGGCCTATCACTGGGGAGCAAATTGCTGAGAGACTTTCTCTTACAAGAGCCACTCTCCGACCAGATTTGGCTATCTTGACGATGGCTGGATTTTTAGACGCCAGACCACGGGTGGGTTATTTTTATACAGGTAAAACAGGCTCACAGCTTTTAACGGAAAAAGTAAAAAAACTTACTGTTCAGGATTACCAATCTATACCTGTTGTTGTAAATGAATCGAGTTCTGTCTATGATGCTATTTGCACAATGTTTTTAGAAGATGTTGGAACATTGTTTGTCGTTAATAAAACAGCTTCTCTTATCGGGGTTTTATCAAGAAAAGATTTACTTCGTGCAAGCATTGGGAAACAAGACTTAGAGACGATGCCTGTTAGTATCATTATGACTAGAATGCCTAATATAACAGTGTGTGAAAAAGATGATCTCGTTATAGAAGTTGCAAACAAATTAATTGAAAAGCAAATTGATGCCTTACCTGTAATAAAGAAAGATGCGGATAATAATCTCGAAGTGATTGGAAGAGTTACAAAAACAAACATGACGAAAGTGCTTGTAGATTTATCACATGATCAGCTTCTATAA
- a CDS encoding pyruvate, water dikinase regulatory protein, with the protein MNSQRPIVYVVSDSVGETAELVVKAAASQFGEKGMEIRRIPYVEDESTIDEVIDLAKEVKAMIAYTLVIPEKNKYLLEKAKAAGVETVDIIGPMLNKMVSVTGQEPKYEPGLVYRLDEDYFRKVEAIEFAVKYDDGRDTRGIIRADIVLVGVSRTSKTPLSQYLAHKRLKVANVPLVPEVEPPEELFKISPKKCIGLRISPEKLNDIRTERLRALGLKAEANYAKLDRIKEELEYSEKVMEKIGCTVIDVSSKAVEETANLISNMFQKG; encoded by the coding sequence ATGAACAGCCAACGTCCAATCGTTTATGTGGTATCGGATTCGGTTGGAGAAACCGCAGAATTAGTAGTGAAAGCTGCTGCTAGTCAATTTGGTGAGAAAGGAATGGAAATTCGCCGAATTCCTTACGTAGAAGATGAAAGTACCATTGATGAAGTTATAGACCTGGCCAAAGAGGTCAAAGCTATGATTGCTTATACTCTTGTAATACCCGAGAAAAATAAGTATCTTTTAGAGAAAGCAAAAGCAGCTGGAGTAGAAACGGTTGATATTATAGGTCCAATGCTTAATAAAATGGTGAGCGTTACAGGCCAGGAACCAAAATACGAACCAGGCCTGGTTTATCGATTGGATGAAGATTATTTTAGAAAAGTAGAGGCAATTGAATTTGCTGTCAAGTACGATGATGGAAGAGATACACGCGGGATTATTAGAGCAGATATAGTGCTCGTAGGAGTCTCAAGAACTTCAAAAACTCCATTATCTCAATACTTGGCACACAAACGTTTAAAAGTAGCAAATGTACCGCTTGTTCCAGAAGTAGAACCACCGGAAGAATTATTTAAAATATCACCTAAAAAATGTATAGGCCTGCGCATTAGTCCAGAAAAATTAAATGATATTAGAACGGAGCGGTTAAGAGCTCTCGGCTTAAAAGCAGAAGCGAATTATGCAAAATTAGACCGTATTAAAGAGGAACTAGAATACTCGGAAAAAGTCATGGAAAAAATCGGATGTACTGTTATTGACGTATCAAGTAAGGCTGTTGAAGAAACGGCAAATTTAATATCAAATATGTTTCAAAAAGGTTAG
- a CDS encoding DUF188 domain-containing protein: MDTLAKTYQMESYFVFTFAHVTTTNYYSQSVTLDAEPEAVDIYILNHIYSNDVVITQDNGLAAVVLQKGANAISPRGHLYNNGEIDYLLMNRYEGIQMKRGKTKPKSTPSFKNEDRKRFVCGLEKLLTKTRD; this comes from the coding sequence ATAGATACTTTAGCCAAAACATATCAGATGGAATCGTATTTTGTTTTCACTTTTGCACATGTTACTACAACAAATTATTATTCCCAAAGTGTCACTTTAGATGCGGAACCAGAAGCAGTAGACATTTATATATTAAATCATATTTATTCAAACGATGTCGTCATTACTCAAGACAATGGTCTAGCTGCTGTTGTACTCCAAAAAGGAGCAAATGCTATTTCACCGAGAGGACACCTTTATAATAATGGAGAAATTGATTATCTATTGATGAACAGATATGAGGGAATTCAAATGAAAAGGGGAAAAACCAAACCAAAAAGCACGCCTTCCTTTAAAAATGAAGACAGAAAAAGATTTGTTTGTGGACTTGAAAAGTTATTAACAAAAACTAGAGATTAA
- the dnaG gene encoding DNA primase, whose protein sequence is MAQYIPDETVAEIRQSLDIVEIISEYIQLKKQGKHYMGLCPFHGEKTPSFSVSPDRQLYHCFGCGAGGNAITFVMEMEKVGFVEALGKLGSKAGISVPETGYSKAGQAGYSSHHKKIEAHELSARFYHHLLMNTEQGKEAYDYLLHRGFSPEMMERFQLGYSPDHSNVLKGLLEKRKFNLQEMEEAGLLLRQESNWDLKDRFRNRIMFPIQDIQGHTVGFGGRVLGEGEPKYLNSPETSIFKKNETLYGIHLARQEIRKSNTAVLFEGYADVIAASNAGITNAIAVLGTSMTERQAKIIRRNTERIIICFDGDNAGQDAARRSAEILEQEGLIVQVALLPDKEDPDDYIKANGAKRFKSEVIEAAVPLMAFKMQLLKRKKNLQDEGEKLQYIEEVLKEVTYLSKAVERDFYLRQLADEFSLSLDALKQEQFHIYKESKRYYNDKRNATAYGSRTKRWGLDSYKNQQLLPAFQNAERMLLAHMMKDKSVCMEVQETIGGDFNVEEHIAIAAYLYAYYAEGNKPDPGNFINQLQDPDLIKKASEIAMLDMNKHLSENELVDYIRQIKNYPKWVEIEEIEQKMKEAEKKQDIQSAVQLATELVDMKKALKK, encoded by the coding sequence ATGGCACAGTATATACCAGATGAAACGGTTGCTGAAATCCGCCAATCCCTTGACATTGTAGAAATTATCAGCGAATACATTCAATTAAAAAAACAAGGAAAGCACTATATGGGACTGTGTCCCTTTCATGGGGAGAAAACACCCTCCTTTTCCGTTTCCCCCGATCGTCAGCTTTATCACTGCTTTGGCTGCGGGGCGGGTGGAAATGCGATTACTTTTGTCATGGAAATGGAGAAAGTTGGTTTTGTAGAAGCTTTAGGGAAACTTGGCTCTAAAGCTGGAATATCCGTGCCTGAAACCGGTTATTCTAAAGCAGGACAAGCTGGCTATTCTTCACATCATAAGAAAATAGAAGCTCATGAACTTTCAGCTAGATTTTATCATCATTTGCTAATGAATACCGAACAAGGCAAAGAAGCATATGATTATTTGCTTCATCGCGGATTTTCGCCTGAGATGATGGAACGTTTTCAATTAGGTTATTCTCCGGACCATTCAAATGTTTTAAAGGGTTTGCTAGAAAAAAGAAAATTTAATCTTCAAGAAATGGAAGAGGCGGGATTGCTTCTTCGACAAGAGTCTAATTGGGATTTAAAAGATAGGTTTCGAAATAGAATAATGTTTCCGATCCAAGATATACAAGGACATACTGTTGGTTTTGGGGGAAGAGTGCTTGGAGAAGGTGAACCAAAGTATTTAAACAGCCCTGAAACATCGATATTTAAAAAAAATGAAACACTTTATGGTATACATTTGGCAAGGCAGGAAATCCGAAAATCAAATACAGCAGTGTTATTTGAGGGGTATGCTGATGTAATAGCCGCCAGTAATGCAGGTATTACAAATGCAATTGCTGTATTAGGGACTTCCATGACAGAAAGACAAGCAAAAATTATACGCAGAAACACCGAACGTATTATTATTTGCTTTGATGGTGATAATGCGGGACAAGATGCTGCCAGAAGATCCGCTGAAATTCTTGAACAAGAAGGACTAATTGTGCAGGTGGCTCTTTTACCTGATAAGGAAGACCCGGATGACTATATCAAAGCTAACGGCGCAAAACGATTTAAATCCGAAGTAATAGAGGCAGCTGTTCCATTGATGGCATTTAAAATGCAGCTGTTAAAACGGAAGAAAAACCTCCAGGATGAAGGAGAAAAACTGCAGTATATAGAAGAAGTATTAAAAGAAGTGACGTATCTTTCAAAAGCAGTCGAACGGGATTTTTATTTAAGGCAGTTGGCTGACGAGTTTTCTTTATCGCTGGATGCTTTAAAACAAGAACAGTTTCACATTTATAAAGAATCGAAACGTTATTACAATGATAAAAGAAATGCTACTGCGTATGGCAGCCGGACCAAGCGATGGGGCCTGGATTCATATAAAAACCAGCAGCTTTTACCTGCTTTTCAAAATGCGGAAAGAATGCTGCTTGCCCATATGATGAAGGATAAATCAGTGTGTATGGAAGTTCAAGAAACAATAGGCGGGGACTTTAATGTTGAAGAACACATTGCAATTGCTGCCTATCTTTATGCTTATTATGCAGAGGGGAACAAGCCTGACCCGGGAAATTTTATTAATCAACTGCAAGATCCTGATTTAATTAAAAAAGCTTCTGAAATCGCAATGCTTGACATGAATAAGCACTTATCAGAAAATGAGTTGGTTGATTATATTCGTCAGATTAAGAATTACCCAAAATGGGTAGAAATAGAAGAAATAGAGCAAAAAATGAAAGAAGCTGAAAAGAAACAAGATATACAGTCAGCTGTTCAATTAGCCACAGAATTAGTTGACATGAAAAAAGCTTTAAAAAAATAA
- the rpoD gene encoding RNA polymerase sigma factor RpoD, with product MAEKPIRPLAEGEMSIDQVKEQLLESGKKRGVLSYAEITEKLAPYDQDSDQMDEFFEYLGEQGIDLLNEGEEVPSMEQVEKEEEELDLNDLSVPPGIKINDPVRMYLKEIGRVPLLSAEEEITYAKQIEEGDEEAKRRLAEANLRLVVSIAKRYVGRGMLFLDLIQEGNMGLIKAVEKFDYNKGYKFSTYATWWIRQAITRAIADQARTIRIPVHMVETINKLIRVQRQLLQDLGREPTPEEVSKEMDLTPDKVREILKIAQEPVSLETPIGEEDDSHLGDFIEDQEALAPSDAAAYELLKEQLEDVLDTLTDREENVLRLRFGLDDGRTRTLEEVGKVFGVTRERIRQIEAKALRKLRHPSRSKRLKDFLD from the coding sequence ATGGCTGAGAAACCGATACGCCCATTGGCGGAAGGTGAAATGTCTATCGATCAAGTCAAAGAACAATTACTCGAGTCCGGAAAAAAACGCGGGGTTTTATCTTACGCGGAAATAACAGAAAAACTTGCTCCATACGATCAAGATTCAGACCAAATGGACGAGTTTTTTGAATACTTGGGAGAACAAGGTATTGATTTATTAAATGAAGGCGAAGAAGTTCCAAGTATGGAACAGGTTGAAAAAGAAGAAGAAGAGTTAGATCTTAATGATTTAAGTGTTCCGCCTGGAATTAAAATTAATGATCCCGTTCGCATGTATTTGAAAGAAATTGGCAGAGTTCCACTTTTATCTGCAGAAGAAGAAATTACCTACGCAAAGCAGATTGAAGAAGGAGATGAAGAAGCGAAACGCCGTTTGGCTGAAGCAAACCTTCGACTAGTTGTTTCCATTGCCAAAAGATATGTAGGCAGAGGAATGCTGTTTTTGGATTTAATACAAGAAGGAAATATGGGCCTTATTAAAGCAGTGGAGAAGTTTGATTATAATAAAGGTTATAAGTTCAGCACCTACGCTACTTGGTGGATTCGGCAAGCAATTACAAGAGCCATTGCTGACCAGGCTCGTACCATTCGTATACCAGTCCACATGGTAGAAACAATTAATAAATTGATTCGAGTACAAAGGCAGCTTCTGCAAGACTTAGGGCGTGAACCAACACCAGAAGAAGTATCAAAAGAAATGGATTTAACTCCTGATAAGGTAAGAGAGATTCTAAAGATAGCTCAAGAACCAGTCTCATTAGAAACACCTATAGGAGAAGAAGATGACTCCCACCTCGGTGACTTCATTGAAGACCAGGAAGCTTTAGCCCCTTCTGATGCTGCTGCTTATGAATTATTAAAGGAACAACTTGAAGACGTTCTTGATACACTTACAGATAGAGAAGAAAATGTGCTTCGACTTCGTTTTGGTCTAGATGATGGAAGAACTCGTACACTTGAGGAAGTTGGTAAAGTGTTCGGTGTTACAAGAGAACGAATTCGTCAAATTGAAGCAAAAGCCTTGCGTAAATTGCGTCACCCAAGCCGCAGTAAACGCTTAAAAGATTTTCTTGATTAA
- a CDS encoding c-type cytochrome has protein sequence MKNKPLIPFFLTAVAGLLLMLGLSLVGVNQQAGDENGEGEEQDPVEYGEELVNENCISCHGDNLEGQGDYPAINNAGENYSAEEIADIAQNGTGDMPGGIANAEEGEAIAEYLMSLSEE, from the coding sequence GTGAAAAATAAACCGCTGATTCCATTCTTTTTAACAGCAGTTGCTGGTTTATTATTGATGCTTGGGTTATCCCTTGTCGGAGTAAACCAGCAAGCGGGTGACGAGAATGGAGAGGGAGAAGAACAAGATCCGGTAGAATACGGAGAAGAATTAGTTAATGAAAACTGTATTTCCTGTCACGGAGATAACCTTGAAGGACAGGGCGATTACCCTGCAATTAATAATGCAGGTGAGAACTATTCCGCAGAAGAAATAGCAGATATTGCGCAAAATGGTACTGGAGATATGCCAGGCGGTATTGCTAATGCGGAAGAAGGAGAAGCGATTGCAGAGTACTTAATGTCGCTTTCTGAAGAATAA
- a CDS encoding tRNA (adenine(22)-N(1))-methyltransferase, with the protein MNAEHLSRRLSVIAQEIPYQARMADIGTDHGYLPVYLVKHGKVEWALASDVNEAPLNSAVEKIKREGLGKYIQTRVGPGLAVIKKEDNIDTAVIAGMGGSLISSILEDGKNSLKNIKRLVLQPNVGAAQIRKWMIRNNWQIINEHIIEEDEHIYEILIAEPGDPYLPYQLLGISEEAGQLFGPYLIKKQPSAFIKKWKREKESWQYVLQEIEKASERGAVLPKKKELMKKLSLLEEVLKNETS; encoded by the coding sequence ATGAATGCAGAACACTTATCAAGACGATTATCTGTCATAGCCCAAGAAATTCCGTATCAGGCACGTATGGCAGATATAGGGACAGACCACGGGTATCTTCCTGTTTATTTAGTAAAACACGGAAAAGTAGAATGGGCATTAGCTTCAGACGTAAATGAAGCGCCGCTTAATTCCGCTGTAGAGAAAATAAAAAGAGAAGGCCTGGGAAAATATATTCAAACACGAGTCGGCCCAGGTTTAGCTGTTATTAAGAAAGAAGATAATATTGATACAGCGGTTATAGCTGGAATGGGAGGGTCGCTTATTTCCAGCATTTTAGAGGATGGAAAAAATTCATTAAAAAATATAAAGCGATTAGTACTACAGCCAAATGTAGGAGCTGCCCAAATACGAAAATGGATGATAAGAAATAATTGGCAAATTATCAATGAACATATTATAGAAGAAGATGAACATATTTATGAAATTTTAATCGCTGAACCTGGAGATCCTTATCTTCCTTATCAGCTTCTTGGGATAAGTGAAGAAGCAGGGCAATTATTTGGACCATATTTAATAAAAAAGCAGCCATCTGCTTTTATAAAAAAATGGAAACGGGAAAAAGAAAGCTGGCAGTATGTTTTACAAGAAATAGAAAAAGCCTCTGAAAGAGGAGCTGTACTTCCAAAAAAGAAAGAATTAATGAAAAAATTAAGCCTATTAGAGGAGGTTTTAAAAAATGAAACCAGCTAA
- a CDS encoding Nif3-like dinuclear metal center hexameric protein → MKPANGQTIIQLFEEWSPKSLAVEGDKVGLMVGTLNKPVHKVMIALDVLEDVVDEAIDKKVDMIIAHHPLIFKPLKQIDTSKGQGPIIEKCIKHDITVYAAHTNLDITNEGVNDMMAEALGLQETKVLVPTQEVPLKKLVAFIPESHVEEVRQALGDAGAGFIGGYSHCTFSSEGTGTFIPGEDTNPYLGERGKMEFAAEKRMETVVPETILKRVLRALEKAHPYEEPAYDIYPLDLEGEILGLGRIGKLKTPVSLEDFVNKVKKAYDVEHVRAVGSLSDTVKTVAVLGGDGNKYWSYAKRQGADVYITGDLYYHVAHDAQMEGLNLIDPGHNVEKIMKDGVRNKLEGLLGTKKYSTDIIASNVSTEPFTFI, encoded by the coding sequence ATGAAACCAGCTAATGGACAAACGATTATTCAATTATTTGAAGAGTGGTCCCCAAAATCTTTAGCTGTAGAGGGAGACAAAGTTGGTTTAATGGTTGGAACCTTAAATAAGCCAGTACACAAAGTAATGATAGCTTTGGATGTACTTGAAGATGTCGTTGATGAAGCGATTGATAAAAAAGTAGATATGATTATAGCCCATCATCCATTGATTTTTAAACCTTTAAAACAAATTGATACTTCAAAAGGACAGGGTCCAATTATTGAAAAATGCATTAAACATGATATTACTGTATATGCTGCTCATACGAACTTGGACATTACAAATGAAGGCGTAAACGATATGATGGCAGAAGCATTAGGACTTCAAGAAACCAAAGTGCTAGTACCTACTCAAGAGGTGCCGTTGAAAAAGCTGGTTGCTTTCATTCCCGAAAGCCACGTTGAAGAAGTTCGACAGGCTTTAGGTGATGCAGGTGCAGGTTTTATAGGAGGATACAGCCATTGTACGTTTTCGTCTGAAGGGACAGGTACTTTTATTCCTGGAGAGGATACAAATCCATACTTAGGGGAAAGAGGGAAAATGGAGTTTGCCGCAGAAAAAAGAATGGAAACAGTAGTTCCTGAAACAATTCTCAAAAGGGTGCTTCGTGCTTTAGAAAAGGCTCACCCTTATGAGGAACCAGCATACGATATTTATCCACTTGATTTAGAAGGAGAAATTCTTGGTCTAGGGCGAATCGGAAAGTTAAAGACCCCTGTTTCTCTTGAGGACTTTGTAAACAAAGTGAAAAAGGCTTACGATGTGGAACATGTTCGGGCAGTTGGATCTCTTTCAGATACGGTGAAAACAGTAGCCGTGTTAGGCGGAGATGGCAACAAATATTGGTCTTATGCTAAGCGTCAAGGTGCTGATGTCTATATAACAGGCGATCTTTACTACCATGTTGCTCATGACGCCCAAATGGAAGGGTTAAATCTAATAGATCCAGGTCATAACGTTGAGAAAATAATGAAAGATGGAGTAAGGAATAAATTGGAAGGATTGCTCGGTACTAAAAAATATAGTACAGATATTATTGCTTCAAACGTGTCCACTGAACCGTTTACGTTTATATAA
- a CDS encoding 4-hydroxy-3-methylbut-2-enyl diphosphate reductase translates to MEVIKISPRGYCYGVVDAMVLAKQAASNLDLPRPIYILGMIVHNKHVTEAFEDEGIISLDGPNRLEILKEVDKGTVIFTAHGVSPEVRKLAKDKGLTTVDATCPDVTRTHDLIRDKKADGYNVIYIGKKGHPEPEGAMGVAPDIVHLVESIEDVKNLNIDAEKIIITNQTTMSQWDVSDIMNEALNRYPNAEIHNEICMATQVRQEAVAEQAKEADLMLVVGDPKSNNSNRLAQVSEKIADTPAYRIADISELNLEWVQGIEKIAVTAGASTPTPITKEVIQFLQQYDENDPSTWKIEKKVENSKILPKVKAKK, encoded by the coding sequence ATGGAAGTTATTAAGATTTCCCCACGGGGCTATTGTTACGGTGTCGTTGATGCGATGGTGCTGGCAAAGCAGGCCGCAAGCAACCTGGATTTGCCTCGCCCTATTTATATTTTGGGAATGATCGTTCATAATAAACATGTCACAGAAGCATTTGAAGATGAAGGTATTATTTCCTTGGACGGGCCAAACCGTCTAGAAATATTAAAAGAAGTTGATAAAGGCACTGTTATATTTACAGCACATGGTGTTTCTCCTGAAGTTAGAAAGCTCGCTAAAGATAAAGGGCTAACAACAGTTGATGCTACCTGTCCCGATGTTACTCGAACTCACGATCTTATTCGTGATAAAAAAGCAGATGGATATAATGTCATCTATATTGGAAAAAAAGGACATCCTGAACCTGAAGGTGCCATGGGGGTAGCTCCCGATATTGTTCATCTCGTTGAATCCATCGAAGACGTAAAGAATCTAAATATCGACGCAGAAAAAATCATCATTACCAATCAAACTACCATGAGTCAATGGGACGTTTCTGATATTATGAATGAAGCACTAAACCGATATCCTAACGCAGAAATTCATAATGAAATTTGTATGGCAACACAAGTAAGACAAGAAGCAGTAGCGGAACAAGCAAAAGAGGCTGATTTAATGCTTGTTGTTGGAGATCCAAAAAGCAACAACTCTAATAGGCTGGCACAGGTATCAGAAAAAATCGCTGATACCCCAGCTTATCGAATTGCAGATATATCTGAACTAAATTTGGAATGGGTGCAGGGAATTGAAAAAATTGCAGTGACTGCTGGTGCTTCTACACCTACTCCAATAACAAAAGAAGTTATTCAGTTTTTACAGCAATACGATGAAAACGATCCTTCCACTTGGAAAATAGAGAAAAAAGTAGAAAACTCTAAAATTCTTCCTAAAGTAAAAGCAAAAAAATAA
- the vrrA gene encoding VrrA/YqfQ family protein → MPPQTGPVQIMSRFLPGVFNSGPASSSMFPAAAQPGGFSTLIPSVQKMINVAQTVTPMVRQYYPLVKQLPALWSMLSSTNQTSEDSNSTSTMNESMDDLNDSEKPFSEETAEDTAYFSEAPPPKLYI, encoded by the coding sequence ATGCCGCCACAAACCGGTCCCGTTCAGATAATGAGCAGGTTTTTACCGGGCGTTTTTAACTCTGGCCCAGCATCTTCATCTATGTTTCCTGCTGCAGCTCAGCCTGGAGGTTTTTCAACATTAATACCTTCCGTTCAAAAGATGATTAATGTGGCCCAGACAGTGACTCCTATGGTCCGTCAATACTATCCATTGGTCAAACAACTACCTGCACTCTGGAGTATGCTTTCGTCCACGAACCAAACTTCTGAAGACTCCAATAGCACAAGTACGATGAATGAATCAATGGATGACTTAAATGATTCAGAAAAACCTTTCTCCGAAGAAACTGCTGAAGATACAGCATATTTTTCAGAAGCTCCTCCTCCAAAACTTTATATATAG